A genomic stretch from Colwellia sp. Arc7-635 includes:
- the prmB gene encoding 50S ribosomal protein L3 N(5)-glutamine methyltransferase codes for METTNFAEVSKQLHTVNDYIRFGASQFNQAELYFGHGTNNAWHEALILVMYQLSLPTEMADDAMSCRLVDEERLAILQLFERRITEGLPAAYLTNQAMFCGLPFYVDERVLVPRSPIGELIDNRFDGLIEKSPSRVLDLCTGSGCIAIACAVAFPEAEVDAVDLSIDALNVAEINIEGHGLSAQVIPIHSDVFSGVEGQSYDLIVTNPPYVDQEDVDSLPQEYLHEPEMGLGSGFDGLDITRKILAQAASHLHDNGVLICEVGNSQVHLSAAFPNVPFQWLEFERGGHGVFRLTKAQLEQHQQDFSCQE; via the coding sequence GTGGAAACAACAAATTTTGCAGAGGTAAGCAAGCAATTGCATACCGTTAATGATTACATACGCTTTGGTGCTAGCCAGTTTAATCAGGCTGAACTATATTTTGGTCATGGGACCAATAATGCATGGCATGAAGCCTTAATTTTAGTTATGTATCAATTGTCATTGCCTACAGAAATGGCTGACGATGCAATGTCATGTCGATTAGTAGATGAAGAACGTTTAGCCATTCTACAATTATTTGAGCGACGTATTACTGAAGGCTTACCGGCGGCTTACTTAACTAACCAAGCCATGTTTTGCGGTTTACCCTTTTATGTTGATGAACGGGTATTAGTGCCACGTTCTCCAATAGGGGAGTTAATCGATAATCGCTTTGACGGCTTAATCGAGAAATCACCGAGTCGTGTTCTAGACTTATGCACCGGCAGTGGTTGTATTGCAATTGCTTGTGCCGTTGCTTTTCCTGAAGCTGAGGTTGATGCTGTCGATCTTTCTATCGACGCACTTAACGTCGCAGAAATTAATATCGAAGGTCATGGTTTATCGGCACAAGTTATTCCAATTCATTCTGATGTTTTCTCTGGGGTTGAAGGGCAAAGCTATGATTTAATAGTGACAAATCCACCTTATGTTGACCAAGAAGATGTCGACTCTTTACCACAAGAGTATCTACATGAACCAGAAATGGGCTTAGGCAGTGGTTTTGATGGTTTAGATATTACCCGAAAAATTCTTGCTCAAGCTGCTAGTCATCTACATGACAATGGCGTATTAATTTGTGAAGTGGGTAATTCTCAAGTGCACTTAAGTGCAGCGTTTCCGAACGTACCTTTTCAATGGTTAGAATTTGAGCGCGGTGGTCATGGTGTGTTCCGATTAACGAAAGCGCAATTAGAGCAACATCAGCAGGACTTTTCCTGCCAAGAATAA
- the smrB gene encoding endonuclease SmrB → MKFKDALNAEEKKLFKDAIGKVKPMVQDRVHPEKRSSKQKTTLAKQKDKKALAEFHFSDEFEPDLNSNGPVKYVREDVDSFEAKNLRRGQYAPDLILDLHGLDQQESKREIAALLAACEKEHAQCVCIVHGLGGRILKNKVPHWLVQHPDVMAFHQAPLEWGGNGALLVLVELKDKFIRD, encoded by the coding sequence ATGAAATTTAAAGACGCACTTAACGCGGAAGAAAAAAAGCTATTTAAAGATGCCATAGGTAAGGTAAAACCTATGGTTCAGGACAGAGTACACCCGGAAAAAAGAAGCAGCAAGCAGAAAACAACGTTAGCCAAACAAAAAGATAAAAAGGCGCTAGCTGAGTTTCACTTCTCTGATGAATTCGAACCTGACTTAAATAGTAACGGGCCGGTAAAGTATGTTCGTGAAGATGTGGATAGTTTTGAAGCTAAAAATTTGCGACGAGGACAATACGCTCCCGACTTAATTTTGGACTTGCACGGACTTGATCAGCAAGAATCGAAACGTGAAATTGCTGCTTTACTTGCTGCTTGCGAAAAAGAACACGCACAATGTGTTTGTATCGTGCATGGTTTAGGTGGTCGTATACTGAAAAATAAAGTGCCGCATTGGTTAGTACAACATCCGGATGTAATGGCATTTCATCAGGCACCATTAGAATGGGGCGGCAATGGCGCTTTACTTGTTTTAGTTGAATTGAAAGACAAATTTATTCGTGATTAA
- the sixA gene encoding phosphohistidine phosphatase SixA, producing MASSCGEIKVFMQVFVMRHGQATMAAPTDSLRPLTENGIKEAETMGQWLHDNHCEFDVIFVSPYLRAQQTADALMTRLGHVGKRETLAFITPEDSPKNVHDYLDATCSASFKSILFVSHMPLVSYLVAELTSDNAMPIFQTSSVAQIDYDTSRMQGELIALVSPNEIEC from the coding sequence ATGGCATCAAGTTGTGGTGAAATTAAGGTATTTATGCAAGTTTTTGTTATGCGTCATGGACAAGCGACTATGGCTGCTCCTACTGATTCGCTGAGACCGTTGACTGAAAACGGTATTAAAGAAGCGGAAACCATGGGGCAATGGCTACATGATAATCATTGTGAATTTGACGTGATATTTGTCAGCCCCTATTTACGGGCACAGCAAACAGCTGATGCGTTAATGACCCGACTAGGCCATGTGGGCAAAAGAGAGACTTTAGCTTTTATTACCCCTGAAGATAGCCCTAAAAACGTGCACGACTATCTTGATGCTACATGTAGTGCTAGTTTTAAGAGCATTTTATTCGTATCACATATGCCTTTGGTCAGTTATTTGGTCGCAGAGTTAACTAGTGATAATGCCATGCCAATTTTTCAAACTTCGTCAGTTGCACAAATTGATTATGACACCAGTAGAATGCAAGGTGAGTTAATTGCTTTAGTTTCACCAAACGAAATTGAGTGTTAA
- a CDS encoding insulinase family protein — MKKSPNDNKHYQTATLHNGLRVLLVHNPESNKSAAALAVNVGHFDDPNHRQGLAHFLEHMLFLGTKNYPDGSEYQKFINEHGGSNNAWTATEHTCFFFDIGHQHFSAALERFGEFFTAPLLSEEFVNKERKNIDAEFKLKLKDDIRRLYDVHKETINQAHPFAKFSVGSSETLADKAGYNLRDEVCSFFNENYQAHFMTLVLEGPQKLAELEKLANSHFCGVKSNDIEKAKITQPLYHPKHQKKWISVQPVKNDQQLIISFAMPSIDGLYRQKPESILAYLIGHEGPGSILSLLKSKQWALSLTAGSGINGSNFKDFNISISLSELGEQNITSIVSIVFSYLHLLKKNPIDTQYYQEKKALAELSFSYQEKLSPLDSVSQLVINMQHYPEQDYIFGDYVMEGQNEAAIDTLLSYMVATNIRIISISKLLEKKNHTNTSKWYQVPYSIDDIKQEDITKWQQAPCLDELSLPSKNPYIVAHPPLIDDDNKEENTTLAPPKKIFHEDGLNVWFKHDTSFNTPKGYIYLSIDSPAVIESASTIAMTRLFIDLYSDAVIEEHYNAELAGIHYHLYSHQTGLTLQLSGISTKQEQLLPLLLASLMQGKFCQQKFELFKQQLLSHWHNAENSKSISQLFANLSATMQPKSPSSKILIDALTQVTFTEFQRFLPRIFSHIAIDALIHGNWSRKSANNIIAEIKSVFTDKLSENNQVQTPCLDIKGLGNLTLPMELPEHDHAAVLYYPMPNKDLNTVALTMLTNQLLSPIFFQEMRTEKQYGYLVGVGFIPINRYPGIAFYIQSPHTEAITLTEAMNDFIARANDYAINLPDEHWQHLQMGLASQLQEKDTNLRIKSQRYWAAICNKEVSFTQKQKLISIIKDFSIKDIIEFIQQHFQRPATDDRLCLLSYENNAQLAAMTQNGAINEKVKFSLKKCQRKY; from the coding sequence GTGAAAAAAAGCCCGAATGACAATAAGCATTATCAAACAGCGACTCTACATAATGGTTTACGGGTATTATTAGTCCATAATCCTGAATCAAATAAGTCTGCTGCAGCCCTTGCCGTCAATGTTGGTCACTTTGATGATCCTAATCATCGACAAGGATTAGCGCATTTTCTCGAGCACATGTTATTTCTTGGCACTAAAAACTATCCCGACGGTAGTGAATACCAAAAGTTCATTAACGAACATGGTGGTAGTAACAATGCTTGGACAGCCACAGAGCACACCTGTTTCTTCTTTGATATCGGCCATCAACACTTTAGCGCTGCCCTTGAGCGTTTTGGTGAATTTTTTACAGCGCCCTTATTATCAGAAGAGTTCGTTAATAAAGAACGAAAAAATATTGATGCTGAGTTCAAACTTAAACTCAAAGATGATATTCGTCGCCTTTATGACGTTCACAAAGAAACAATCAACCAAGCCCATCCTTTTGCCAAGTTTTCTGTCGGCAGCAGTGAAACATTGGCTGATAAAGCAGGTTATAACTTACGTGACGAAGTCTGTAGTTTTTTTAATGAAAATTACCAAGCACACTTTATGACGCTAGTATTAGAAGGCCCACAAAAATTAGCAGAACTAGAAAAGTTAGCAAATAGTCACTTCTGCGGCGTCAAATCAAACGATATAGAGAAAGCTAAAATTACTCAGCCGCTATATCACCCCAAGCACCAGAAAAAATGGATTTCGGTACAGCCAGTTAAAAACGATCAACAATTAATCATTAGTTTTGCCATGCCGAGCATCGATGGGCTCTATCGTCAAAAACCAGAATCTATACTTGCCTACTTAATTGGCCATGAAGGTCCAGGTAGCATTTTATCACTACTAAAAAGTAAACAATGGGCGCTATCATTAACCGCAGGCTCAGGAATAAATGGTTCTAATTTCAAAGATTTTAATATCAGTATTTCGCTTTCTGAACTGGGTGAACAGAATATTACTTCTATTGTCAGTATCGTATTCTCTTACCTACATTTATTGAAGAAAAACCCGATAGATACACAATATTATCAAGAGAAAAAAGCACTTGCTGAGCTGTCATTTTCTTATCAAGAGAAGTTATCGCCACTGGATTCAGTCAGTCAGCTTGTCATCAACATGCAACATTACCCAGAGCAAGATTACATTTTTGGTGATTACGTAATGGAAGGACAAAATGAAGCCGCGATAGATACCTTATTAAGTTATATGGTGGCAACCAATATTCGAATAATTTCTATTAGTAAGCTGCTAGAGAAAAAAAACCATACCAACACAAGCAAATGGTACCAAGTACCTTACTCTATCGACGACATCAAGCAGGAAGATATTACAAAGTGGCAGCAAGCCCCTTGCTTAGACGAGCTATCGTTGCCAAGTAAAAACCCTTATATTGTTGCTCATCCGCCACTGATAGATGACGATAATAAAGAAGAAAACACGACTTTAGCACCACCCAAAAAAATCTTTCATGAAGATGGGCTTAATGTTTGGTTTAAACATGATACAAGCTTTAATACGCCTAAAGGTTATATTTATCTATCAATAGACTCACCAGCAGTAATAGAAAGCGCAAGTACGATAGCGATGACTCGCCTTTTTATCGATCTTTATAGTGACGCGGTGATCGAAGAACATTACAACGCTGAGTTAGCAGGCATTCACTATCATTTATACTCTCACCAAACTGGGTTAACTTTACAGTTATCTGGTATTAGTACTAAGCAAGAACAGCTGCTACCACTCTTATTAGCGAGTTTAATGCAGGGTAAGTTTTGCCAACAAAAATTCGAATTATTTAAACAGCAACTACTCAGTCATTGGCATAATGCTGAAAATAGCAAATCAATTTCACAACTATTCGCCAACCTCAGCGCGACAATGCAGCCTAAAAGCCCCAGTAGTAAAATTTTAATTGATGCGCTTACACAGGTTACTTTTACAGAATTTCAACGTTTTTTACCTAGAATATTTAGCCATATAGCTATCGATGCGCTCATTCATGGCAATTGGTCTAGAAAATCAGCAAATAACATCATTGCAGAAATAAAGTCTGTATTCACAGACAAGCTCTCAGAAAATAACCAAGTACAAACTCCTTGTTTAGATATCAAAGGGCTTGGTAACTTAACATTACCCATGGAATTACCTGAACACGACCACGCGGCAGTACTCTACTATCCTATGCCAAATAAGGACCTGAATACTGTGGCGTTAACCATGTTAACAAACCAACTATTATCACCAATATTTTTTCAAGAAATGCGTACAGAAAAGCAATATGGTTACTTAGTTGGTGTTGGTTTTATTCCCATCAACCGCTATCCTGGCATTGCTTTTTATATTCAATCCCCACATACCGAAGCCATCACGTTAACTGAAGCGATGAACGACTTTATCGCGCGCGCAAATGATTACGCCATAAACTTGCCAGATGAACATTGGCAGCACTTACAAATGGGACTCGCGAGTCAATTACAAGAGAAAGACACAAACTTGAGAATTAAAAGTCAGCGTTATTGGGCTGCAATTTGCAATAAGGAAGTATCTTTCACACAAAAGCAAAAGCTTATTAGCATTATCAAAGACTTCTCGATTAAAGATATTATTGAATTTATTCAGCAACACTTCCAAAGACCTGCAACAGACGACCGACTATGTTTACTGAGCTATGAAAACAATGCACAGTTAGCTGCTATGACGCAAAATGGAGCGATAAACGAGAAAGTTAAATTTTCACTAAAAAAGTGTCAAAGAAAATATTAA
- a CDS encoding EAL domain-containing protein: MTILILLPTYSKALAAENNINQTPLKFERISISEGLSQSYVYDIVQDKNGFIWIATQDGLNRYDGKNFVYYRHDSTNRSSIADNFIRKLFIDNKNALWVGTNAGLSRYNESLDSFDNFFHQEDDNNSLKDNEIWDIYQNKKSDIFISTKEGLHKFDKENKNFSRIRIRGFDSALKEIKTIFQDSKGNYWLGTYDQGVFLTNNTMSSAVSLREKNKWNLELNANALYDLKFIDNQYWLATDNGVFTISQEYKITKHYSVDKGDMSDRILSNNVRAITLLNDSTVWLGTLNGLNMINLLSGSITAYQATQHKNALSNNFIWKLFKDNADNIWIGTDGNGINTFNSLQLKIKHGLFNYSEMTSIVNAFAESRDGRVWFATDDGKLSYINNDEEIVRLKIANKSPISRLMIDSKDNFWLRTEAESPNQPGNLYYFNTENLTLIENTSWKNNSFYTNLTQLFLIKNKIWFIDKDLKLASFDIQTNKFNIYEQGGASLFTALRYDNKGTIWLSTIQGEIFNFNVAKFEFSKNLYSLSNKDKFGEVSTISLSNEWIWLGSRRNGIAIINKKSSESLLFSEKNGLSNNFIADIVIDSAGTGWLSTNIGINSVDPKNKLVKSYNKDMLLSDNEYISDSSILTSRDTIFFGGINGFHTFIPQEISQIRQVIPTPTISKILIANKEVPIISEIQHFEQSKEFYIESSPNYLSTLTLQHTQSQFSIEFITPNTRLPNQVSYQYRLVGLEDKWIDSGKNNLRATYTNLNPGTYTFEVQAFDSQNIQKSKIKSLKIKVMPPWWLSKSAVFVYSLITLLIFAYIFQQMRHKRLYHLQIKLSEERLKLSLWGSGDEMWDWNIKKGKIYRSNIWGILEFPQDGRRNVGADQTNIHLQDIPRVREALDNHFVDSSQHFEATYRVKDKDDKWIWVLDRGKIVERDDKDKPCRMTGTLKDISQIKRADERLKLFAKCIENISDAIVIYDRQFTVVDINKAFQRITGKSKLQMRGTSLKFEQYPESFNQNVKKHLITKGNWHGEIESLRDNGAHYLTDLNIDIIRDDNNNISHFVGVFSDITKRKQTEAELRKLANTDTLTELPNRSYFQANQQRLVKSKIPHALLVFDLDNFKKVNDSLGHEVGDLLLCKVAERINSLGRNQDSVYRLGGDEFSLIVENTNDIHTITSIAKEVLKSIALPLKLKSQEIVLYSSIGIVIYPEDGESPQELLKNADTAMYHAKNSGGNKYQFFSDSMNKSAVKRLQIENLIRHGLKEDFFSVFYQPKIEIATGKIAGMEALVRFETPNKGIISPVVFIPVSEETGQIIDIGEVVLRKACFATKRWVDAGLFEGRIAVNLSAVQFTQRNLVAMIAGILKESGLPAKYLELEITEGTVMDSPQRAIDTMLQIRAMGIHLALDDFGTGYSSLAYLKKFPLNTLKIDKAFVDDIETSEQGRNMVATIVTIAHNLGMQVVAEGVETNQQLSFLSGLRCEQLQGYLYSKPLPENDFQKYLLSFQITSKSTAFGKNTI; encoded by the coding sequence TTGACTATATTAATTTTATTGCCAACTTATAGTAAAGCTCTCGCAGCAGAGAACAATATCAACCAAACACCTTTAAAATTCGAACGAATTTCAATTTCTGAAGGTTTATCACAAAGCTATGTTTACGATATAGTACAAGATAAGAATGGTTTTATCTGGATTGCCACACAAGATGGTCTAAATCGCTATGACGGGAAGAATTTCGTTTATTATCGTCATGATAGTACGAATAGATCTTCAATAGCAGATAATTTTATTCGTAAACTATTTATCGATAATAAAAATGCACTATGGGTTGGCACAAATGCAGGCTTGAGCCGTTACAATGAATCCTTGGACAGTTTTGATAATTTCTTTCACCAAGAAGATGATAATAATTCATTAAAAGACAATGAAATTTGGGATATTTATCAAAACAAAAAAAGTGACATATTTATATCCACGAAAGAAGGTTTACATAAGTTTGATAAAGAAAATAAAAACTTTTCTCGAATAAGGATTCGTGGTTTTGACTCGGCCTTAAAAGAGATTAAAACTATATTCCAGGACAGTAAAGGTAACTATTGGCTAGGCACCTATGATCAGGGTGTTTTTTTAACAAACAATACAATGTCCTCAGCTGTATCTTTAAGAGAAAAGAATAAATGGAATTTAGAACTCAATGCCAACGCTCTCTATGATCTAAAATTTATTGATAACCAATATTGGTTGGCTACAGATAATGGGGTATTTACGATATCTCAAGAATATAAAATAACAAAACATTACTCTGTTGATAAAGGTGACATGAGTGACAGGATTTTATCTAACAATGTTAGAGCAATAACCCTATTAAACGATTCGACAGTGTGGCTTGGTACCTTGAATGGGCTAAACATGATCAACTTACTATCAGGAAGCATCACTGCTTATCAAGCTACGCAGCATAAAAATGCACTTTCTAATAATTTCATATGGAAGTTATTCAAAGACAATGCTGATAATATTTGGATTGGTACAGACGGTAACGGTATTAACACATTCAATAGCCTACAACTAAAGATTAAGCACGGTTTATTTAACTATAGTGAAATGACTAGTATTGTGAATGCCTTTGCAGAATCTCGAGATGGAAGAGTTTGGTTTGCTACGGATGACGGGAAACTCAGCTATATAAATAATGACGAAGAAATAGTACGCCTTAAAATTGCCAATAAATCTCCAATTTCTCGTTTAATGATAGACAGTAAAGATAATTTTTGGCTGCGAACAGAGGCTGAAAGTCCAAACCAACCAGGTAATCTCTATTACTTTAATACCGAAAATCTAACGTTAATTGAAAATACATCTTGGAAAAACAATTCATTTTATACTAACTTAACGCAGCTTTTTTTGATAAAAAATAAAATTTGGTTTATCGATAAAGATTTAAAACTAGCATCATTTGATATTCAAACTAACAAGTTTAATATTTATGAACAGGGAGGAGCTAGTCTATTTACTGCTTTAAGATACGACAATAAAGGCACTATATGGCTTTCCACAATCCAAGGTGAAATATTTAACTTTAATGTTGCTAAATTTGAGTTTTCAAAAAATTTATATTCACTGTCAAATAAAGATAAATTTGGAGAAGTATCAACTATTTCTTTATCTAATGAATGGATTTGGTTGGGTTCTCGTCGTAATGGTATAGCGATAATAAATAAGAAAAGCAGTGAAAGTTTATTATTCAGTGAAAAAAATGGTCTGAGTAATAATTTTATTGCTGATATTGTTATTGATTCTGCAGGAACCGGATGGTTATCAACGAATATAGGCATAAACTCAGTCGATCCAAAAAATAAACTAGTTAAATCTTACAACAAAGATATGCTGTTAAGTGATAATGAATATATTAGTGACAGTTCGATACTTACATCTAGAGATACTATCTTCTTTGGAGGAATAAATGGTTTTCATACATTTATTCCTCAAGAAATATCTCAAATAAGACAAGTTATTCCGACCCCTACAATTTCTAAGATACTCATAGCGAATAAAGAAGTTCCTATTATTAGTGAAATACAACATTTCGAGCAAAGTAAAGAATTCTACATTGAGAGCTCTCCCAATTATTTATCTACTTTGACCTTACAACACACACAATCTCAATTTAGTATTGAATTTATTACGCCTAACACAAGACTACCAAACCAAGTAAGTTATCAATATCGTTTAGTTGGATTAGAAGATAAGTGGATAGATTCAGGAAAAAACAACTTACGCGCAACCTATACAAACTTAAATCCTGGTACTTATACCTTCGAAGTACAAGCATTTGATTCACAAAACATTCAAAAAAGTAAAATAAAATCATTAAAAATCAAAGTAATGCCGCCTTGGTGGTTATCTAAAAGTGCAGTTTTTGTTTACAGTCTCATTACTTTATTGATCTTCGCCTACATATTCCAACAAATGCGTCATAAACGCCTTTATCATTTACAAATAAAGCTAAGTGAAGAGCGCCTTAAATTGTCACTTTGGGGCAGTGGCGATGAAATGTGGGATTGGAATATTAAAAAGGGCAAGATATATCGATCAAATATCTGGGGCATCTTAGAATTCCCTCAAGATGGTCGACGAAACGTCGGCGCAGATCAAACCAACATTCACCTGCAAGATATTCCTCGAGTGCGAGAAGCACTAGATAACCATTTCGTAGATAGCAGCCAACATTTCGAAGCGACATACCGCGTTAAAGATAAAGACGACAAATGGATTTGGGTACTTGACCGAGGAAAGATTGTTGAGCGAGATGATAAAGATAAACCTTGCAGGATGACCGGGACTTTAAAAGATATTAGTCAAATTAAACGTGCTGATGAACGTCTAAAACTATTTGCTAAGTGTATCGAAAACATTTCCGACGCGATTGTTATTTATGATCGTCAATTTACCGTCGTCGATATCAATAAAGCATTTCAACGTATAACAGGGAAAAGTAAGCTACAAATGCGAGGAACTTCGCTGAAGTTTGAGCAATATCCAGAGAGCTTTAATCAAAATGTTAAGAAGCATTTAATTACCAAAGGTAATTGGCATGGTGAGATAGAAAGTTTACGTGATAATGGCGCACATTATCTAACCGACTTAAATATCGATATTATTCGTGACGATAACAACAATATTTCACATTTTGTCGGTGTTTTTTCCGACATTACCAAGCGCAAGCAAACCGAAGCAGAATTAAGAAAATTAGCAAATACAGATACTTTAACCGAGTTACCTAACCGCTCTTATTTTCAAGCAAACCAGCAACGATTAGTTAAAAGTAAAATCCCTCACGCTTTATTAGTTTTTGACTTAGATAACTTTAAAAAAGTTAATGACTCTTTAGGTCACGAAGTTGGTGATTTACTGCTTTGTAAAGTTGCCGAGCGGATCAATAGTTTAGGACGAAATCAAGATTCTGTTTATCGCTTAGGTGGAGATGAATTTAGCTTAATCGTTGAAAACACCAATGATATACACACGATAACGAGCATCGCCAAAGAAGTTTTAAAATCGATTGCTTTACCACTTAAATTAAAAAGCCAAGAAATTGTGCTTTATAGCAGTATCGGTATTGTAATTTACCCTGAAGATGGCGAAAGTCCGCAAGAGCTTCTGAAAAATGCTGATACTGCTATGTATCATGCAAAAAATTCTGGTGGTAATAAGTACCAATTTTTCAGTGACTCAATGAATAAAAGTGCAGTAAAGCGTCTGCAAATAGAGAATTTAATTCGACATGGATTAAAAGAGGATTTCTTCTCGGTTTTTTATCAGCCTAAAATTGAAATCGCAACAGGGAAAATAGCAGGTATGGAAGCTCTGGTACGCTTTGAGACGCCAAACAAAGGCATCATTAGCCCAGTAGTTTTTATTCCTGTATCAGAAGAAACCGGACAAATCATTGATATAGGTGAAGTCGTATTACGCAAGGCCTGCTTTGCCACTAAAAGATGGGTTGATGCTGGGCTTTTTGAAGGACGTATCGCGGTAAATCTTTCAGCGGTGCAATTTACTCAGCGTAATTTGGTTGCCATGATTGCTGGTATATTAAAAGAGAGTGGCTTGCCTGCGAAGTACTTAGAGTTAGAAATAACGGAAGGTACGGTTATGGACTCACCACAAAGAGCGATTGACACTATGTTGCAAATTCGCGCCATGGGAATCCACTTAGCCTTAGATGATTTTGGTACTGGTTATTCTTCACTCGCTTACTTGAAAAAGTTTCCATTGAATACATTAAAAATTGATAAAGCTTTCGTTGATGATATTGAAACTTCTGAGCAAGGCAGAAATATGGTTGCGACTATAGTGACCATCGCCCATAACTTAGGTATGCAAGTCGTCGCTGAAGGGGTTGAAACAAATCAACAACTGAGCTTTTTATCGGGCTTACGCTGTGAACAGCTGCAAGGTTACCTTTATAGCAAACCTCTGCCAGAAAATGACTTCCAGAAATATTTACTTTCTTTTCAAATCACAAGTAAATCAACAGCTTTTGGTAAGAATACGATATAA